The Apium graveolens cultivar Ventura chromosome 11, ASM990537v1, whole genome shotgun sequence genome has a window encoding:
- the LOC141697143 gene encoding uncharacterized protein LOC141697143 isoform X1, whose amino-acid sequence MSGRLMKKVLKEQEEAHLHQNQANDSDGDDSQSSHASPPFSSSINPFNLLDDQDDEENDLDIEGGSSGNADAEESLMDKALKINTVSSSIVRTKKTKKKKSKEDKISNKKNTENSFDTALNFLLGDESSSPSCDLSGSVPKNGTSGSLSSSILQVEPKLLNAETELRRIFGSKVVNSLGKSHQTGPSRQNRGVRRGIHNHRKTILVSPLEHWPRWDGSFSMEYLETKDQYHYFRYVQSSAYKQAQDAFEAAKATHDLNGIANILLYHPYHVDSLITLAEYFKFSGEHQMSADATSKCLYALECAWHPMFSPLQDKCKLKYSHEPNRALFSTLFAHMKNMDRRGCHRCALEICKLLLSLDSDDPMGAMFCIDYFALRAEEYTWLERFSEEYKSDNSLWLFPNFAYSLAICRFCLEGSNDAVDSEKTSSTDLMCHALMLHPPVLKKLVAKVPLKDQMWTNILNHRFFSKDRTGVPSLDHLINIYVERSYIIWRLPDLQKFLRNSAMKVLDDVDHNIGDAKDWTCVREEAFSSEKNEYDHLLVSDFSDSVQTMPPDNLQNFMLDPRAMQMQNADQVVNQPGAARAPREVANRNALAVLLESILPWNHYGTSGGGELEDEPNNDM is encoded by the exons ATGTCTGGTAGGTTGATGAAGAAAGTTCTCAAAGAGCAGGAAGAAGCACATCTTCATCAGAATCAGGCGAATGATAGCGACGGCGATGATTCCCAATCTTCGCATGCCTCTCCTCCTTTCTCCTCTTCCATCAATCCCTTCAATCTCCTCGATGACCAAGATGATGAG GAGAATGATTTGGATATAGAAGGTGGGTCCTCAGGAAATGCTGATGCGGAAGAAAGTTTAATGGATAAAGCTTTAAAAATTAATACTGTTTCATCGTCGATTGTCAGAACAAAGAAAACTAAAAAGAAGAAAAGCAAAGAGGATAAAATTTCAAACAAAAAGAACACTGAAAACTCATTTGATACGGCACTAAACTTTTTGCTTGGAGATGAATCCTCTAGCCCTAGTTGTGATCTTTCAGGATCAGTACCAAAAAATGGAACTTCTGGTTCTTTGTCATCATCAATTTTACAAGTTGAGCCTAAATTGCTTAATGCAGAAACTGAGCTGCGAAGAATATTTGGTTCCAAGGTAGTGAATTCTCTTGGAAAAAGTCATCAAACTGGACCATCTAGACAGAATCGTGGAGTTAGACGTGGTATTCACAATCACAGGAAGACCATTCTTGTTTCTCCATTAGAGCATTGGCCTCGTTGGGATGGATCATTTTCCATGGAATATCTGGAAACAAAAGATCAGTATCATTACTTCAG GTATGTACAATCGTCTGCCTACAAGCAAGCACAAGATGCGTTTGAAGCTGCAAAAGCAACACATGATCTAAATGGCATAGCAAATATATTGTTGTACCACCCGTATCATGTTGATTCACTGATAACTCTGGCTGAGTATTTTAAATTTTCCGGTGAACATCAAATGTCTGCTGATGCTACATCTAAATGTTTATATGCCTTGGAATGTGCATGGCATCCCATGTTCAGCCCCTTGCAGGACAAATGTAAGTTGAAATATAGCCATGAACCTAACAGGGCATTATTTTCCACTCTGTTTGCCCACATGAAAAACATGGATAGGCGTGGATGCCATCGCTGCGCACTTGAAATTTGCAAACTGCTGCTTTCTTTAGATTCAGATGATCCAATGGGTGCCATGTTCTGCATAGACTATTTTGCTTTGAGGGCAGAGGAGTATACATGGTtagaaagattttcagaagaatataaAAGCGATAATTCCCTTTGGCTGTTTCCGAACTTTGCATATTCACTGGCCATATGCCGGTTCTGTCTTGAGGGGTCAAATGATGCAGTAGACAGTGAAAAAACAAGCTCGACCGACCTCATGTGTCATGCACTAATGCTTCATCCTCCTGTGTTGAAGAAATTAGTAGCTAAAGTACCTTTAAAGGATCAGATGTGGACAAACATACTTAATCATAGGTTTTTTTCTAAAGATCGAACAGGAGTTCCATCCTTGGATCATTTGATTAATATATATGTTGAAAGGAGCTATATCATATGGAGACTTCCTGATCTCCAAAAGTTTCTTAGGAACTCTGCAATGAAGGTTCTCGATGATGTGGATCATAATATAGGTGATGCTAAGGATTGGACCTGTGTGAGAGAAGAAGCATTCTCATCTGAGAAAAATGA GTATGACCATCTCCTGGTGTCTGATTTCTCAGATTCTGTGCAGACTATGCCTCCTGATAACCTACAAAATTTTATGCTTGACCCAAGGGCAATGCAGATGCAGAATGCTGACCAAGTTGTGAACCAGCCTGGTGCTGCACGAGCTCCTCGTGAAGTAGCAAACCGAAATGCATTGGCAGTCTTGCTCGAATCTATACTTCCATGGAACCATTATGGAACAAGTGGAGGTGGTGAGCTTGAAGATGAACCCAACAATGATATGTAA
- the LOC141697143 gene encoding uncharacterized protein LOC141697143 isoform X2, producing MDKALKINTVSSSIVRTKKTKKKKSKEDKISNKKNTENSFDTALNFLLGDESSSPSCDLSGSVPKNGTSGSLSSSILQVEPKLLNAETELRRIFGSKVVNSLGKSHQTGPSRQNRGVRRGIHNHRKTILVSPLEHWPRWDGSFSMEYLETKDQYHYFRYVQSSAYKQAQDAFEAAKATHDLNGIANILLYHPYHVDSLITLAEYFKFSGEHQMSADATSKCLYALECAWHPMFSPLQDKCKLKYSHEPNRALFSTLFAHMKNMDRRGCHRCALEICKLLLSLDSDDPMGAMFCIDYFALRAEEYTWLERFSEEYKSDNSLWLFPNFAYSLAICRFCLEGSNDAVDSEKTSSTDLMCHALMLHPPVLKKLVAKVPLKDQMWTNILNHRFFSKDRTGVPSLDHLINIYVERSYIIWRLPDLQKFLRNSAMKVLDDVDHNIGDAKDWTCVREEAFSSEKNEYDHLLVSDFSDSVQTMPPDNLQNFMLDPRAMQMQNADQVVNQPGAARAPREVANRNALAVLLESILPWNHYGTSGGGELEDEPNNDM from the exons ATGGATAAAGCTTTAAAAATTAATACTGTTTCATCGTCGATTGTCAGAACAAAGAAAACTAAAAAGAAGAAAAGCAAAGAGGATAAAATTTCAAACAAAAAGAACACTGAAAACTCATTTGATACGGCACTAAACTTTTTGCTTGGAGATGAATCCTCTAGCCCTAGTTGTGATCTTTCAGGATCAGTACCAAAAAATGGAACTTCTGGTTCTTTGTCATCATCAATTTTACAAGTTGAGCCTAAATTGCTTAATGCAGAAACTGAGCTGCGAAGAATATTTGGTTCCAAGGTAGTGAATTCTCTTGGAAAAAGTCATCAAACTGGACCATCTAGACAGAATCGTGGAGTTAGACGTGGTATTCACAATCACAGGAAGACCATTCTTGTTTCTCCATTAGAGCATTGGCCTCGTTGGGATGGATCATTTTCCATGGAATATCTGGAAACAAAAGATCAGTATCATTACTTCAG GTATGTACAATCGTCTGCCTACAAGCAAGCACAAGATGCGTTTGAAGCTGCAAAAGCAACACATGATCTAAATGGCATAGCAAATATATTGTTGTACCACCCGTATCATGTTGATTCACTGATAACTCTGGCTGAGTATTTTAAATTTTCCGGTGAACATCAAATGTCTGCTGATGCTACATCTAAATGTTTATATGCCTTGGAATGTGCATGGCATCCCATGTTCAGCCCCTTGCAGGACAAATGTAAGTTGAAATATAGCCATGAACCTAACAGGGCATTATTTTCCACTCTGTTTGCCCACATGAAAAACATGGATAGGCGTGGATGCCATCGCTGCGCACTTGAAATTTGCAAACTGCTGCTTTCTTTAGATTCAGATGATCCAATGGGTGCCATGTTCTGCATAGACTATTTTGCTTTGAGGGCAGAGGAGTATACATGGTtagaaagattttcagaagaatataaAAGCGATAATTCCCTTTGGCTGTTTCCGAACTTTGCATATTCACTGGCCATATGCCGGTTCTGTCTTGAGGGGTCAAATGATGCAGTAGACAGTGAAAAAACAAGCTCGACCGACCTCATGTGTCATGCACTAATGCTTCATCCTCCTGTGTTGAAGAAATTAGTAGCTAAAGTACCTTTAAAGGATCAGATGTGGACAAACATACTTAATCATAGGTTTTTTTCTAAAGATCGAACAGGAGTTCCATCCTTGGATCATTTGATTAATATATATGTTGAAAGGAGCTATATCATATGGAGACTTCCTGATCTCCAAAAGTTTCTTAGGAACTCTGCAATGAAGGTTCTCGATGATGTGGATCATAATATAGGTGATGCTAAGGATTGGACCTGTGTGAGAGAAGAAGCATTCTCATCTGAGAAAAATGA GTATGACCATCTCCTGGTGTCTGATTTCTCAGATTCTGTGCAGACTATGCCTCCTGATAACCTACAAAATTTTATGCTTGACCCAAGGGCAATGCAGATGCAGAATGCTGACCAAGTTGTGAACCAGCCTGGTGCTGCACGAGCTCCTCGTGAAGTAGCAAACCGAAATGCATTGGCAGTCTTGCTCGAATCTATACTTCCATGGAACCATTATGGAACAAGTGGAGGTGGTGAGCTTGAAGATGAACCCAACAATGATATGTAA